One Actinomadura viridis genomic region harbors:
- a CDS encoding sigma factor-like helix-turn-helix DNA-binding protein produces the protein MGADHPSKRPIEDDDGAFHRHGDLLFSVAHSMLGDTKEAAEVIREVRERWLGEDGHRAPGSDTALIRLTTCLAIARLRTARNGDGPRIGPWLPDPLLDEPELSLAESISAAMTVVLDALQPEERTVFVLRHGFGLTDSDIASVTGRPERSVRRTGAHAEARLRCESVPADDGQVARRFVASCTELDRQGLCDVLAADVVLRPGENLAPPPVEGREDVADALLACFAEDPLRDWFHALDADGLAVVWTRDPSPLGAVVLRMADGGVKEVDLIGSRS, from the coding sequence ATGGGCGCAGACCATCCTTCCAAGCGACCGATCGAGGATGACGACGGCGCCTTCCACCGGCACGGGGACCTGCTGTTCTCGGTCGCCCACAGCATGCTGGGCGACACGAAGGAGGCCGCGGAGGTCATCCGGGAGGTCCGGGAGCGGTGGCTCGGGGAGGACGGTCACCGCGCCCCCGGGTCCGACACCGCCCTCATCCGGCTGACCACGTGCCTGGCGATCGCCCGGCTGCGCACGGCCCGGAACGGCGACGGCCCGCGGATCGGCCCGTGGCTGCCCGATCCGCTGCTGGACGAGCCGGAGCTGAGCCTGGCCGAGTCGATCTCGGCGGCCATGACGGTGGTGCTCGACGCGCTCCAGCCCGAGGAACGGACGGTCTTCGTCCTCCGGCACGGGTTCGGCCTGACCGACTCCGACATCGCCTCGGTGACCGGCCGGCCCGAGCGGAGCGTCCGCAGGACGGGCGCGCACGCGGAGGCCCGGCTCCGCTGCGAGTCCGTCCCGGCCGACGACGGCCAGGTGGCCAGGCGGTTCGTGGCCTCGTGCACCGAGCTGGACCGGCAGGGCCTGTGCGACGTGCTGGCCGCCGACGTCGTGCTGAGGCCCGGCGAGAACCTGGCCCCGCCGCCGGTCGAGGGCCGGGAGGACGTGGCCGACGCGCTGCTGGCCTGTTTCGCCGAGGACCCGCTGCGCGACTGGTTCCACGCGCTGGACGCCGACGGCCTGGCGGTGGTCTGGACGAGGGACCCCTCGCCGCTCGGCGCGGTGGTGCTCCGGATGGCCGACGGCGGGGTCAAGGAGGTCGACCTCATCGGTTCCCGTTCCTGA
- a CDS encoding OsmC family protein: protein MDDGDLELTVRSRGGERCDAWIRHHVIHLDQPTDVLDHDTGPTPLEIFVAGIAADVAQHASRYLHRVCLPGSVSVTARFRTGLRPARLSRIELEVAVADLPTGLRSSLLNVLERSPTYASLQAVPETSIILRPGDGVRNGNR from the coding sequence ATGGACGACGGCGACCTCGAACTCACCGTCCGGTCACGGGGCGGCGAACGGTGCGACGCGTGGATCCGCCACCACGTGATCCACCTCGACCAGCCGACGGACGTCCTCGACCACGACACCGGCCCCACCCCGCTGGAGATCTTCGTGGCGGGGATCGCCGCCGACGTGGCCCAGCACGCCTCGCGGTACCTGCACCGGGTGTGCCTGCCCGGGAGCGTGAGCGTCACCGCCCGTTTCCGGACGGGGCTGCGGCCGGCCCGGCTGAGCCGGATCGAGCTGGAGGTGGCGGTCGCCGACCTGCCCACCGGGCTGCGGTCCTCGCTCCTCAACGTGCTGGAGCGCTCCCCCACGTACGCGTCGCTGCAGGCGGTGCCCGAGACGTCGATCATCCTGCGGCCGGGGGACGGGGTCAGGAACGGGAACCGATGA
- a CDS encoding cyclic nucleotide-binding/CBS domain-containing protein has product MLIGNVYRPMVLSCQRDEPLATVARRMAEKRVGALAVLDGDRVTGIITERDLVGALARSADPAGENAAAYASPHVRTAGLDEDSQEVARRMLDADIRHLPVDDHGRVVGMVSMRDLLALETWAS; this is encoded by the coding sequence ATGCTGATCGGCAATGTCTACCGGCCCATGGTCCTGTCCTGCCAGCGGGACGAGCCGCTGGCCACCGTGGCGCGGCGCATGGCGGAGAAGAGGGTCGGCGCCCTCGCCGTGCTCGACGGCGACCGGGTCACCGGCATCATCACCGAGCGGGACCTGGTGGGGGCGCTGGCCAGGTCGGCCGACCCGGCCGGCGAGAACGCCGCGGCGTACGCCTCCCCGCACGTCCGGACCGCCGGGCTGGACGAGGACTCGCAGGAGGTCGCCCGCCGGATGCTGGACGCCGACATCCGGCACCTCCCGGTGGACGACCACGGCCGCGTCGTCGGGATGGTGTCGATGCGCGACCTGCTCGCCCTGGAGACCTGGGCGTCCTGA
- a CDS encoding universal stress protein, whose translation MNGEHGTRPPVLVGYDGSPDGERALRWAVEEARLRGTALIVCHAWHWPYPFQPPDEGTFEVIRGLGAIVADDGVRKAHALAEGLDVRWRLVQGWPTAALIKASQDAGLVVVGARGHGGFDELSVGSTAVQLPARAGRPVVVVRPEEAPARRDGGRVVVGVDGSPASEAALGFAFEEAAVRGATVQAVCGWWDPAALPGPDRVPFVQPESVRHEAIGRFERGVAPWKREHPKVPVETDFVVDRPRRALVAAAKGADLLVVGDRGIGSVREMILGPVTQAALHEAPCPVAVVPAPIAPTA comes from the coding sequence ATGAACGGCGAACACGGCACCAGGCCGCCCGTCCTGGTCGGATACGACGGATCGCCGGACGGTGAGCGGGCGCTCCGGTGGGCGGTGGAGGAGGCCCGGCTCCGCGGAACGGCCCTCATCGTCTGCCACGCCTGGCACTGGCCCTACCCGTTCCAGCCGCCGGACGAGGGAACCTTCGAGGTGATCAGGGGGCTGGGCGCGATCGTCGCCGACGACGGGGTGCGCAAGGCCCACGCCCTCGCCGAGGGACTGGACGTCCGCTGGCGGCTGGTCCAGGGCTGGCCCACCGCCGCGCTGATCAAGGCGTCCCAGGACGCCGGCCTGGTCGTGGTCGGCGCGCGGGGGCACGGCGGGTTCGACGAGCTCAGCGTGGGGTCCACGGCGGTGCAGCTGCCCGCCCGCGCCGGGCGGCCGGTCGTGGTCGTACGGCCGGAGGAGGCGCCCGCACGGCGGGACGGCGGCCGGGTCGTGGTCGGCGTGGACGGCTCCCCTGCGAGCGAGGCGGCCCTCGGTTTCGCCTTCGAGGAGGCCGCGGTGCGGGGCGCGACCGTGCAGGCGGTGTGCGGCTGGTGGGATCCCGCCGCGCTGCCCGGCCCGGACCGGGTGCCCTTCGTCCAGCCCGAGAGCGTCCGGCACGAGGCGATCGGCCGCTTCGAACGCGGCGTCGCGCCGTGGAAGAGGGAGCACCCGAAGGTGCCGGTCGAGACCGACTTCGTGGTCGACCGGCCCCGGCGCGCCCTGGTGGCCGCGGCGAAGGGCGCGGACCTGCTCGTGGTCGGCGACCGCGGGATCGGCTCGGTGCGGGAGATGATCCTCGGGCCGGTGACCCAGGCCGCGCTGCACGAGGCGCCCTGCCCGGTGGCGGTGGTGCCCGCCCCGATCGCGCCCACCGCCTGA
- the dxr gene encoding 1-deoxy-D-xylulose-5-phosphate reductoisomerase: MTEDRGPGDGGRPRDVVILGSTGSIGTQAIDVVTRAPDRFRVVGIAAGGRDVALLARQAVRLGVEVVAVPHEWTASELRQALSVERGRGNGSRARLPKVLAGRDAIAEVAAWPCDVVLNGVTGAAGLASTLSALDAGRTLALANKESLIIGGPLVKERARPGQIVPVDSEHSALAQCLRGGRAAEVSRLVLTASGGPFRGWRRDRLAAVTPAQAMAHPTWTMGPVITVNSATMVNKGLEVIEAHLLFDIDYDAIDVVVHPQSVVHSMVEFTDGSTLAQASPPDMRLPIALGLAWPDRVPGAAAAVDWSGTQIWQFEPFDEETFPAVGLARHVGRTGGTAPAAYNAANEECVAAFLAGRLSFPGIVETVAKVVAEHDGVAQACSTLDEVLAVDSWARLRARELTGAAAATSATR; encoded by the coding sequence GTGACCGAGGACCGCGGGCCCGGCGACGGAGGACGGCCGCGCGACGTGGTGATCCTGGGATCCACCGGATCCATCGGCACCCAGGCGATCGACGTCGTGACCCGCGCCCCGGACCGGTTCCGGGTGGTCGGGATCGCCGCCGGCGGCCGTGACGTGGCCCTGCTGGCCCGCCAGGCGGTGCGGCTGGGCGTCGAGGTCGTGGCCGTGCCGCACGAGTGGACCGCCTCCGAGCTGCGCCAGGCCCTGTCGGTGGAGCGGGGGCGCGGGAACGGATCCCGCGCCCGCCTCCCCAAGGTCCTGGCCGGCCGGGATGCGATCGCCGAGGTGGCGGCGTGGCCGTGCGACGTCGTCCTGAACGGGGTGACCGGCGCGGCCGGGCTGGCGTCCACGCTGTCCGCCCTGGACGCCGGCCGCACGCTCGCCCTGGCCAACAAGGAGTCGCTGATCATCGGTGGCCCGCTGGTCAAGGAGCGGGCCCGGCCGGGGCAGATCGTCCCGGTCGACTCCGAGCACTCCGCCCTCGCGCAGTGCCTGCGCGGCGGGCGGGCGGCGGAGGTGTCCCGGCTGGTGCTGACCGCCAGCGGCGGCCCGTTCCGGGGCTGGCGGCGCGACCGGCTGGCGGCCGTCACCCCGGCGCAGGCGATGGCCCATCCCACCTGGACGATGGGGCCGGTGATCACGGTCAACTCGGCGACCATGGTCAACAAGGGGCTCGAGGTCATCGAGGCGCACCTGCTGTTCGACATCGACTACGACGCGATCGACGTGGTCGTCCATCCGCAGTCGGTCGTCCACTCCATGGTGGAGTTCACCGACGGGTCGACGCTGGCCCAGGCCAGCCCGCCGGACATGCGGCTGCCGATCGCGCTGGGCCTGGCCTGGCCGGACCGGGTCCCCGGCGCCGCCGCCGCGGTCGACTGGAGCGGCACGCAGATCTGGCAGTTCGAGCCGTTCGACGAGGAGACCTTCCCCGCGGTCGGGCTCGCCCGCCACGTGGGAAGGACCGGCGGCACGGCGCCCGCCGCCTACAACGCCGCCAACGAGGAGTGCGTGGCGGCGTTCCTGGCCGGGCGGCTGTCCTTCCCCGGCATCGTCGAGACCGTGGCCAAGGTCGTCGCGGAGCACGACGGCGTGGCGCAGGCGTGCTCCACCCTGGACGAGGTGCTCGCGGTCGACTCCTGGGCCCGCCTGCGGGCCCGGGAGCTCACCGGCGCCGCCGCGGCGACGTCCGCGACGCGCTAA
- a CDS encoding glycosyl hydrolase family 95 catalytic domain-containing protein, which translates to MSRSDLVLKKPSWQAYQSMPVGNGTLGAAVWGEDGFSAQLNRADTFPNLKSAGRLVVPGLFPLLRAPDYQGRLRLHEAELAQSGGGMSARSYMRADRDQFVLEVTGADPDVTQTADLRLWEGRSPVTYAGRGVAALAETFKDAKSGGTTGAVAALTAAGRDVTAKVVDDRTVRLSFKPRADGSFRVVAGVPAYTGGDLGAAADRAVSGALGEGIDRAHRNWWERFWRSAAPMRITSPDGSGEYMETLRAQQLYMTAATMRSAVPSSHGGVINMFSPWRDAVHWSADHWWHFNLRQPVYTNFGADTEEFNVPYFRLYLDRLEEMREWTRTHWEGSEGVCVAEYLRYDGTAEACDSKRPPDWLNRIVTTGPEVVYNLWLQYRYTRERSILDESYPLMKDVARFYLSILKEGDDGKLHLHNVNAMETQWDTSDPATDLAAMRVIFPIIADLAGPKGDAKLAADLRAALPKIPDFRKVTRNGEQVIAWSGTDEQGRNTQNPDTEPLFPWGLYGAESELMQSTFRNRVYVQTREWSEDALLAARLGQGEEMKRLLVQGTKDFQIFPNGFTAHGKNADPIRESNYYNGWGAIVGSALQESLVQSYQGTVRVAAAWPRDWEVSGSVQVQGGHRVSTQVRGGEPVAVGIQAAGDDRLKIANPWPGQQVRVVDGAAGRGAPVAGPTDAGVIELAVQGSRSYLLERVDRPNGSFPFEAVGGERAQDVKSLGNRRLGVETSVAQIPGEFVGVVKPDKLHALVRAEKGAPTHVDRNYVISELPAALEGTELIRGANNDSKMTSPADYLVFDLKRPATVHVAFDARGKGTWWPGWLNEMGFTETGTTVRTTDTSFIVLKKEMPAGRVVLGTNSGVAGQGSSSYFTMVGGG; encoded by the coding sequence GTGTCCCGCTCGGATCTGGTCCTGAAAAAGCCGTCATGGCAGGCGTACCAGAGCATGCCGGTCGGCAACGGAACGCTGGGCGCGGCGGTCTGGGGCGAGGACGGTTTCAGCGCGCAGCTCAATCGCGCCGACACCTTTCCCAACCTGAAGTCCGCCGGGCGACTGGTGGTTCCGGGGCTCTTCCCGCTGCTGCGGGCGCCCGACTACCAGGGACGGCTGCGGCTGCACGAGGCCGAACTGGCGCAGAGCGGCGGCGGCATGTCCGCCCGCAGCTACATGCGCGCCGACCGGGACCAGTTCGTCCTGGAGGTCACCGGCGCCGACCCGGACGTCACGCAGACCGCCGACCTGCGGCTGTGGGAGGGGCGCTCCCCCGTCACGTACGCCGGGCGGGGCGTCGCGGCGCTCGCCGAGACGTTCAAGGACGCGAAGTCGGGAGGGACGACCGGGGCGGTGGCGGCGCTGACCGCGGCCGGCCGGGACGTCACCGCGAAGGTCGTCGACGACCGCACGGTGCGGCTGAGCTTCAAGCCCCGGGCGGACGGGAGCTTCCGCGTCGTGGCCGGGGTCCCCGCCTACACGGGCGGCGACCTCGGCGCGGCGGCGGACCGGGCGGTCTCCGGCGCGCTCGGGGAGGGGATCGACCGGGCCCACCGGAACTGGTGGGAGCGGTTCTGGAGGTCGGCGGCGCCGATGCGGATCACCTCGCCGGACGGTTCCGGCGAGTACATGGAGACGCTCCGCGCGCAGCAGCTCTACATGACCGCCGCCACGATGCGCTCGGCGGTGCCCAGCAGCCACGGCGGCGTGATCAACATGTTCTCGCCGTGGCGGGACGCGGTGCACTGGTCGGCCGACCACTGGTGGCACTTCAACCTGCGCCAGCCCGTCTACACCAACTTCGGCGCGGACACCGAGGAGTTCAACGTCCCGTACTTCCGGTTGTACCTCGACCGGCTGGAGGAGATGCGGGAGTGGACGCGCACCCACTGGGAGGGGTCCGAGGGCGTCTGCGTGGCCGAGTACCTGCGGTACGACGGCACCGCCGAGGCCTGCGACAGCAAGAGGCCGCCCGACTGGCTGAACCGGATCGTCACGACCGGCCCCGAGGTCGTCTACAACCTGTGGCTCCAGTACCGGTACACGAGGGAACGTTCCATCCTGGATGAGTCCTATCCGCTCATGAAGGACGTGGCCCGGTTCTACCTGTCGATCCTCAAGGAGGGGGACGACGGGAAGCTGCACCTGCACAACGTGAACGCGATGGAGACGCAGTGGGACACCTCCGACCCCGCCACTGACCTCGCCGCCATGCGCGTGATCTTCCCGATCATCGCCGACCTGGCGGGCCCGAAGGGCGACGCGAAGCTGGCCGCGGACCTGCGCGCGGCCCTCCCGAAGATCCCGGACTTCCGTAAGGTCACCCGCAACGGCGAGCAGGTGATCGCCTGGTCGGGCACCGACGAGCAGGGACGCAACACGCAGAACCCCGACACCGAGCCGCTGTTCCCCTGGGGCCTGTACGGCGCGGAGTCCGAGCTCATGCAGTCCACGTTCCGCAACCGCGTCTACGTGCAGACCCGGGAGTGGTCGGAGGACGCGCTGCTCGCGGCCCGGCTCGGCCAGGGCGAGGAGATGAAGCGCCTGCTCGTCCAGGGCACCAAGGACTTCCAGATCTTCCCGAACGGGTTCACCGCGCACGGGAAGAACGCCGACCCGATCCGGGAGAGCAACTACTACAACGGCTGGGGCGCGATAGTGGGGTCCGCCCTCCAGGAGTCGCTGGTGCAGTCGTACCAGGGCACGGTGCGGGTCGCGGCGGCCTGGCCGCGGGACTGGGAGGTCTCCGGGTCCGTGCAGGTCCAGGGCGGACACCGGGTCAGCACGCAGGTCCGGGGCGGTGAGCCCGTGGCCGTCGGGATCCAGGCGGCGGGCGACGACCGCCTCAAGATCGCGAACCCCTGGCCCGGGCAGCAGGTGCGGGTCGTGGACGGCGCCGCCGGACGGGGCGCGCCGGTCGCCGGGCCGACCGACGCCGGCGTCATCGAGCTCGCGGTCCAGGGCAGCAGGTCCTACCTGCTCGAACGTGTCGACCGTCCCAACGGCTCGTTCCCGTTCGAGGCCGTCGGCGGCGAACGGGCGCAGGACGTCAAGAGCCTGGGCAACCGCAGGCTGGGCGTCGAGACGAGCGTGGCGCAGATCCCCGGCGAGTTCGTCGGCGTGGTGAAGCCGGACAAGCTGCACGCGCTGGTCCGCGCGGAGAAGGGCGCCCCGACGCATGTCGACCGCAACTACGTGATCAGCGAGCTTCCCGCGGCTTTGGAGGGAACGGAGCTGATCCGCGGCGCCAACAACGATTCCAAGATGACCTCGCCCGCCGATTATCTGGTGTTCGACCTGAAGAGGCCGGCGACCGTCCACGTCGCGTTCGACGCCCGCGGAAAGGGCACGTGGTGGCCCGGCTGGCTGAACGAGATGGGGTTCACCGAGACGGGGACGACCGTCAGGACCACTGACACCTCGTTCATCGTCCTGAAGAAGGAGATGCCCGCCGGGCGGGTCGTTCTGGGCACCAATTCCGGAGTGGCCGGCCAGGGAAGTTCGAGCTACTTCACGATGGTCGGCGGAGGCTAG